In Deferribacteraceae bacterium V6Fe1, one genomic interval encodes:
- the flgB gene encoding flagellar basal body rod protein FlgB translates to MKFLNTGLINDLSAALNVSSLKNKVIAENIANIDTPGYKAKNIDFEKAMQEYFSGGQKLSLKTTDEKHIRGGSGAGFVSAEFRNSPSLRNDGNDVNLDLEMYELSANGVLYSELSQLTGYQFTKLKTAITGR, encoded by the coding sequence ATGAAATTTTTAAACACCGGTTTGATAAATGATTTGAGTGCGGCACTAAACGTATCATCCTTAAAAAATAAGGTAATCGCTGAAAATATCGCAAACATAGATACGCCCGGCTATAAGGCAAAAAATATAGATTTTGAAAAAGCTATGCAGGAATATTTTTCTGGTGGGCAAAAATTATCACTTAAAACTACAGACGAGAAGCATATTCGAGGTGGAAGCGGTGCAGGTTTTGTAAGTGCCGAGTTCAGGAATAGCCCTTCATTGAGGAATGATGGAAATGATGTAAATTTAGATTTGGAAATGTATGAATTATCAGCTAATGGAGTTTTGTATTCGGAGTTGTCTCAGTTGACAGGTTATCAGTTTACAAAACTGAAAACGGCTATAACCGGTAGATAG
- the fliE gene encoding flagellar hook-basal body complex protein FliE, with protein MAEINRIDFLLPNKLDTDKKSESKSGESSVNFGDLLKDALKDVNDAQLNADEAIKKVLNGETQDIHETMIALQKADVSLKLMMEVRNKLLEAYQEIMRTQV; from the coding sequence ATGGCTGAGATAAACAGGATAGATTTTTTACTTCCAAACAAACTTGATACTGATAAAAAGAGTGAATCTAAAAGTGGCGAGAGTAGCGTTAACTTTGGTGATTTACTTAAAGATGCCCTCAAGGATGTAAACGATGCTCAGCTTAATGCGGATGAAGCAATAAAGAAAGTATTAAACGGCGAAACACAAGATATTCACGAAACTATGATAGCTTTGCAAAAGGCCGATGTTTCATTAAAACTTATGATGGAAGTAAGGAATAAGCTTTTGGAAGCTTATCAGGAGATAATGAGGACTCAGGTATAA
- the flgC gene encoding flagellar basal body rod protein FlgC — translation MSFFDVMKLSATGLSAQRIRINVISANLANANTTRAENGEPYRRKDVIFEQVLEGEMAGGVKVQDVIEDNKPFVLKFEPGHPDADEEGYVRYPNVNPVEEMVNMLEAQRSYESNLTVLNTAKQLALRALEIGRA, via the coding sequence ATGAGTTTTTTCGATGTAATGAAATTATCTGCAACAGGGTTGTCCGCTCAAAGAATCAGAATAAATGTGATTTCAGCAAATCTTGCCAATGCCAATACTACAAGAGCGGAAAACGGTGAGCCTTACAGAAGAAAGGATGTGATTTTTGAGCAGGTACTTGAAGGGGAGATGGCCGGTGGTGTAAAGGTGCAAGATGTTATAGAGGATAACAAACCTTTTGTGTTAAAATTTGAGCCGGGGCATCCTGATGCTGACGAAGAGGGTTATGTGAGATATCCAAATGTTAACCCTGTGGAGGAAATGGTTAATATGCTTGAAGCACAAAGAAGTTATGAGTCTAACTTGACGGTTTTGAATACTGCAAAGCAGCTTGCCTTAAGGGCACTTGAAATTGGCAGGGCTTAA
- a CDS encoding molybdenum cofactor biosynthesis protein MoaE, translating into MNLKVYLTEKNIDFMKEYDNFYENLDDSTGTILIHHGKAKYPGKYVKDYTEISLFIKDEKALEALKAESEKIYRQYNLNKLYVIHRIGKIKKNDSILFLACEAKDRNSAFDGVRELLEFIKAENLIGLEEI; encoded by the coding sequence ATGAATCTAAAAGTTTATCTGACCGAAAAAAATATCGACTTTATGAAAGAGTATGATAATTTTTATGAAAACTTGGACGACTCAACCGGGACAATTTTAATCCACCACGGCAAGGCAAAATACCCCGGAAAATATGTGAAAGATTATACCGAGATAAGCCTTTTTATAAAGGACGAAAAGGCTCTTGAAGCTTTAAAAGCTGAATCCGAGAAAATTTACAGGCAATATAATCTAAACAAACTCTATGTAATTCACAGAATAGGCAAAATTAAGAAAAATGATTCTATACTATTTTTGGCATGCGAAGCAAAAGACAGAAACTCAGCTTTTGACGGAGTAAGAGAGCTCTTGGAATTTATAAAAGCTGAAAATCTAATCGGATTAGAAGAGATTTAG
- the radA gene encoding DNA repair protein RadA translates to MAKKKTNYICQSCGAVAPKWTGKCPECGAWNSYVEEVIEEVTAKKAYNAENKPVLLSEIRGLEVDRTKSGIDEFDQVLGGGIVKGSVVLIGGEPGIGKSTIMLQIASKLSELKKSVLYLSGEESASQIKLRAERLKVNSSSVSILSTTNINDLFANLDESSYDFIFIDSIQTVYSKDLNSSAGTVGQIRYVTQLLVELAKSKGITVFLVGQVTKDGAIAGPKVLEHLVDTVLYFEGDYTRGIRILRAVKNRFGSTNEVGLFEMKSEGLKEISTLAFINSSETAPGRAMAVTLEGTRPIVIEIQSLVSNTYFNFSKRNVNGMDLNRLHMLIAILEKKVGANLGQTDVFVNIAGGLKINEPGADMAVVAAIISSFREIALPLNVAFIGEVGLTGELRSVSSMNFRINECKKMGISKVYLPADYDDSIEGVEIVKFKKVDEFLNYIF, encoded by the coding sequence ATGGCAAAAAAGAAGACTAATTATATTTGTCAAAGTTGTGGTGCCGTTGCACCTAAATGGACGGGAAAATGCCCTGAGTGTGGTGCTTGGAATAGCTATGTAGAGGAAGTGATAGAAGAGGTAACTGCGAAAAAAGCTTATAATGCTGAAAATAAACCTGTCTTGCTCAGCGAAATAAGAGGGCTTGAGGTCGATAGGACAAAGTCAGGGATAGATGAATTTGATCAAGTGCTTGGCGGTGGGATAGTTAAAGGCTCGGTTGTGTTGATTGGTGGTGAGCCCGGTATAGGGAAATCTACCATAATGCTTCAGATTGCCTCAAAACTTTCCGAGTTAAAAAAATCGGTACTTTACTTAAGCGGTGAAGAGTCAGCTTCGCAGATTAAGCTCAGAGCCGAAAGATTAAAGGTTAACAGCAGTAGTGTGTCAATTTTATCAACGACAAACATCAATGACCTTTTTGCCAATTTAGATGAAAGTAGTTATGATTTTATATTTATAGATTCTATTCAAACTGTTTACTCAAAAGATTTGAATTCTTCGGCAGGTACTGTCGGGCAAATTCGCTACGTTACCCAGCTTCTTGTTGAGCTTGCAAAGTCAAAAGGTATAACAGTCTTTTTAGTAGGTCAAGTGACAAAGGACGGAGCTATTGCAGGTCCGAAAGTTCTTGAGCATTTGGTTGATACCGTTTTGTATTTTGAAGGGGATTATACGCGAGGGATTAGGATACTGCGCGCCGTTAAAAACAGATTTGGCTCTACAAATGAAGTGGGGCTTTTTGAAATGAAAAGTGAAGGGTTAAAAGAGATTAGCACGCTTGCCTTTATAAATTCTTCTGAGACCGCTCCGGGCAGAGCTATGGCGGTAACACTTGAAGGGACAAGACCAATTGTCATAGAGATTCAATCCCTTGTGTCAAATACCTATTTTAATTTTTCCAAAAGAAATGTAAACGGTATGGATTTAAATAGACTGCATATGTTGATAGCGATTTTGGAAAAAAAGGTAGGGGCAAATCTTGGCCAGACAGACGTGTTTGTGAATATAGCAGGCGGTCTTAAAATTAATGAACCGGGTGCCGATATGGCTGTTGTAGCAGCTATAATATCATCTTTTAGAGAGATAGCTTTGCCTTTAAATGTCGCTTTTATAGGTGAAGTCGGGCTTACGGGTGAGTTAAGGTCTGTATCTTCAATGAATTTCAGGATAAACGAATGTAAGAAAATGGGAATTTCAAAGGTGTATCTGCCTGCTGATTATGATGATTCAATTGAAGGGGTAGAGATAGTCAAATTTAAAAAGGTAGATGAATTTTTAAATTATATATTTTAA
- a CDS encoding efflux RND transporter permease subunit: MFEFFYKRPYLLYSVIAGFFIMGIFGLITMPKNLFPDSDRPKVIVVSTVPGATPAIVASTVSKPIEEELSSLSMIREVSSINIAGVSVVTAEFEYKKGLDAAAVDVNNAVNKVKGKLPQNVSPAIYTAGSFTLPVDVVALSPKNNKLSIADIRKIAEGDIKPTLLRDNRVGNVEIFGGYQGAVTISIDPLKLRKYSIPLSKIGQLIFAINKDIPVGFTISKDTFYTITIYGENDIIEKLKMMPIATNVQLGQVAVIKWDYQKRFSAYLGNGKQSIALAVQRAPGGSVLDASNAVREKIDELKQKYGNIDFEITDTQRTLISTANKNMLEALRDAIIFTLIVILLFLGNVRAIVAALISIPMVFFSTLAIIWATGGELNLVIYTAIILALGMLVDDAVVVLENIERHLTELKSDLDTAIVEGTKEVIMPVFAGTVATSIIMIPFLFVGDFPQKIFRPLISTLLIALAVSYFLSITFIPHFSRILYRKGHEKSKFENVLEKLYEKTFGRLVNIYLGVLKFSNGSRLKILRRLVLIVPVIIFFLFSLKNIMPTIGGDLMPPMDTGIIKANVKFSANETTEEVEKRLTDFITWLHSKKEVVMSSIAVGSEPGILSIGSGSLPTEVSMTINCVDRFSREKTIWEIEDEIRSKLLKLKNVKTVNVYDFGATAMSSIKATLDTRLFSEDYIYLPQYAKKVEKSMYNVKGLKSIATSWDNDFLEIKLDIDNNKALVYGVTPLDIAMQMPLKGYPIALNGNLHSLQVQAIRLYANKPYSQIVDSLKMLPIDTQKGPIPLSQFAKISYNFTSSKIERDNMQYSIDINGYRATRPASIITEDAINELSKLNLSGVDVSQEGDLKQINDSFSRMIKAIGIGIILLTMALIAIYRTVILSFVMIFVLPLAMIGAAWGMLIFNKPRCMPSLVGILLLFGIIIKNSVLLVDFYQEFRKKGDTPFNSALESVRVRFRPVFMTAFGTIAGMIPIAFERAVGLERLSPLADVAVGGLLIGTVLTLIYIPMFSYMFDKGK, translated from the coding sequence ATGTTTGAATTTTTTTATAAGCGCCCCTACCTTCTTTACAGTGTAATTGCAGGGTTTTTTATAATGGGGATATTCGGACTAATTACAATGCCTAAAAATCTTTTTCCTGACAGTGACAGACCAAAAGTTATAGTGGTCTCCACAGTTCCTGGAGCTACACCGGCAATAGTTGCTTCTACTGTTTCAAAGCCTATCGAGGAAGAATTGAGCTCATTATCAATGATAAGAGAGGTCAGCTCGATAAATATTGCAGGAGTATCGGTAGTCACTGCTGAATTTGAATATAAAAAGGGGCTTGATGCGGCGGCTGTGGATGTTAACAATGCTGTAAATAAGGTAAAGGGGAAACTGCCACAGAATGTTAGCCCTGCTATTTATACTGCTGGGTCATTTACGCTCCCTGTTGACGTTGTCGCTTTAAGTCCTAAAAATAACAAACTTTCAATTGCTGACATCAGAAAGATTGCAGAAGGGGATATAAAACCTACTCTGCTTAGAGATAATAGAGTCGGAAACGTTGAGATATTCGGCGGATATCAAGGTGCAGTTACAATAAGTATCGACCCTTTAAAGCTTAGAAAGTATTCTATACCTTTAAGTAAGATTGGGCAGTTAATATTTGCCATTAATAAGGATATCCCTGTCGGATTTACAATTTCAAAAGATACTTTTTACACTATAACCATTTATGGAGAAAATGATATTATTGAGAAACTGAAGATGATGCCGATAGCTACCAATGTGCAATTGGGGCAGGTGGCCGTAATAAAATGGGATTATCAGAAAAGATTTTCAGCTTATTTAGGGAATGGGAAACAGTCCATCGCTCTTGCAGTACAAAGAGCCCCCGGTGGGAGTGTGCTTGATGCAAGTAATGCGGTAAGAGAAAAGATTGATGAGTTAAAGCAAAAGTATGGCAATATTGATTTTGAAATTACGGATACGCAAAGAACACTTATAAGCACTGCTAACAAAAATATGTTAGAGGCGCTTAGAGATGCAATTATATTCACTCTAATAGTGATATTGTTATTTTTGGGAAATGTGAGGGCAATTGTTGCCGCTCTTATATCAATCCCGATGGTTTTTTTCTCGACACTTGCAATAATATGGGCGACAGGTGGGGAACTCAATCTTGTTATATACACTGCAATTATATTGGCGTTAGGTATGCTTGTGGATGATGCTGTTGTTGTGTTGGAAAATATTGAGAGGCATCTTACGGAGTTAAAAAGTGATTTGGATACGGCTATTGTTGAAGGAACTAAAGAGGTTATTATGCCGGTATTTGCCGGGACTGTTGCTACATCAATTATTATGATCCCTTTTCTTTTTGTCGGAGATTTCCCTCAAAAAATATTCAGACCGCTGATTAGCACACTGTTAATAGCATTAGCTGTTTCTTACTTTTTATCTATTACTTTTATCCCTCATTTTTCAAGGATTCTTTACAGAAAAGGTCATGAAAAGTCTAAATTTGAAAATGTGTTAGAAAAACTATATGAAAAAACTTTTGGAAGGCTTGTGAACATATATCTGGGGGTGTTGAAGTTTTCTAATGGGAGTAGATTAAAAATCTTAAGAAGATTGGTTTTGATTGTTCCTGTAATAATATTTTTTCTTTTTAGTCTTAAGAACATAATGCCTACAATAGGCGGGGACTTGATGCCTCCGATGGATACAGGAATAATAAAGGCAAATGTTAAGTTTAGTGCAAATGAAACAACTGAAGAGGTTGAGAAAAGATTGACTGATTTTATTACTTGGCTTCACAGTAAAAAAGAGGTCGTAATGAGTTCGATTGCCGTTGGTAGCGAGCCCGGGATATTATCTATTGGAAGCGGCTCACTCCCTACAGAGGTAAGTATGACAATTAATTGTGTTGACAGATTTAGCAGAGAAAAAACTATTTGGGAAATAGAGGATGAGATTAGAAGTAAGTTGCTAAAATTAAAAAATGTTAAGACTGTTAATGTTTACGACTTTGGTGCGACAGCAATGTCGAGCATAAAGGCGACATTGGATACCAGATTGTTTAGCGAAGATTATATATATCTGCCTCAATATGCGAAAAAAGTTGAAAAATCTATGTATAATGTTAAGGGGCTGAAAAGTATTGCGACAAGTTGGGACAATGATTTTCTTGAAATCAAACTTGATATTGATAATAATAAGGCATTGGTTTACGGGGTGACACCCCTTGATATTGCAATGCAAATGCCTTTAAAGGGATATCCGATTGCTTTAAACGGAAATCTTCATTCTTTGCAGGTGCAGGCTATTAGGTTATATGCAAATAAGCCATATTCTCAAATAGTTGATTCCTTGAAGATGCTGCCAATAGATACCCAAAAGGGGCCAATCCCTTTATCTCAGTTTGCAAAGATAAGTTATAACTTTACTTCTTCCAAAATAGAAAGGGATAATATGCAATATTCAATAGATATAAATGGTTATAGGGCGACCAGGCCTGCTTCAATAATAACCGAGGATGCCATTAACGAGTTGAGTAAATTGAATTTAAGCGGTGTGGATGTCTCTCAGGAAGGTGATCTTAAGCAGATAAACGATAGTTTTTCCCGAATGATTAAAGCTATTGGAATAGGGATAATACTTCTTACTATGGCTTTAATAGCGATTTATAGAACGGTAATATTATCTTTTGTTATGATATTTGTTCTCCCTCTAGCGATGATTGGTGCAGCATGGGGGATGCTGATTTTCAATAAACCAAGGTGTATGCCAAGCTTGGTAGGGATTTTGCTGCTTTTTGGGATTATAATAAAAAATTCCGTATTGTTAGTCGATTTTTACCAAGAGTTTAGAAAGAAAGGTGATACCCCTTTTAATTCGGCTCTTGAAAGTGTAAGGGTAAGGTTCAGACCGGTATTTATGACTGCTTTTGGAACAATTGCAGGTATGATTCCTATCGCTTTTGAGAGAGCTGTAGGTTTGGAAAGATTGTCACCATTAGCAGATGTGGCAGTTGGCGGACTTTTGATAGGAACGGTTTTAACACTGATTTATATACCAATGTTTTCATATATGTTTGATAAAGGTAAGTAG
- a CDS encoding enoyl-ACP reductase gives MGLLDGKKAVIFGVANNKSIAYAIAKKFKEEGAELGFTFAGEALKKRVIPISEELGGKFCVQCDVTKDEDIKNTFDIVREKFGKVDILIHSVAYAPAEELKGKYVNTSREGFRIALDISAYSLVALCKAAEDLFSNDASVIAMTYYGSEKVIQNYNVMGVAKAALEASVRYLANDLGEKGVKVNAISAGPIKTLAASGVSGLKSIFATVAEKAPLRKNITADDVAGTATYLASNLSNGVTGEVIFVDSGYNILGI, from the coding sequence ATGGGACTTTTAGACGGTAAAAAAGCTGTTATATTTGGTGTGGCTAACAATAAGTCCATTGCATATGCAATTGCTAAAAAGTTTAAAGAGGAAGGGGCTGAGCTTGGATTTACCTTCGCGGGGGAAGCGTTAAAAAAACGTGTAATCCCTATATCCGAAGAGCTTGGTGGAAAATTTTGCGTGCAGTGTGATGTCACAAAGGATGAGGATATAAAAAATACTTTTGACATCGTAAGAGAAAAGTTTGGAAAAGTGGATATTTTAATTCATTCTGTGGCATATGCACCGGCGGAAGAATTGAAAGGGAAATATGTAAACACTTCAAGAGAAGGTTTTAGAATTGCACTTGATATCAGTGCATATTCTTTGGTGGCACTTTGTAAAGCTGCTGAAGACTTGTTTAGTAACGATGCAAGCGTAATTGCAATGACTTATTACGGCTCTGAAAAAGTTATTCAAAATTATAATGTAATGGGTGTTGCAAAGGCTGCTTTGGAGGCATCAGTCAGATATTTGGCAAACGATTTGGGTGAAAAGGGTGTGAAGGTAAATGCAATTTCCGCTGGTCCGATTAAAACACTTGCCGCAAGCGGTGTTTCAGGACTAAAATCAATATTTGCAACAGTGGCAGAAAAGGCACCTCTCAGAAAAAATATTACTGCCGACGATGTGGCCGGCACAGCAACTTACCTTGCATCAAACCTTTCAAATGGTGTAACAGGCGAAGTTATTTTTGTAGATTCAGGATACAATATATTGGGGATTTAG
- the ruvB gene encoding Holliday junction branch migration DNA helicase RuvB, whose translation MEKNELFSGKRVEEDLVNQSIRPKYFNDYIGQEKLIENLKIFVEAAKMRDDSLDHCLFYGPPGLGKTTLANIIANEMGVGIKSTSGPVIEKPGDLAAILTNLNDGDVLFIDEIHRLNATVEEILYPAMEDYALDIIIGQGPAARTIKIDLAKFTLVGATTRIGLLSSPLRDRFGVTFRLDFYDIDNLKRIILRGAGVLGVKITDDAAVEIARRSRGTPRIAHRILRRIRDFAEVLNDGVINLEIAKDGLKRLEIDEEGLDNSDRRYLLSIIEKYEGGPVGLDTIAATISEEKDTIEDVIEQYLIYRGFIKKTPRGRVVTRFAYDHLKISVNAQKTIEDFIQE comes from the coding sequence ATGGAAAAGAATGAGTTATTTAGCGGTAAAAGAGTGGAAGAGGATTTAGTCAATCAGAGCATACGCCCCAAATATTTTAATGATTATATTGGTCAGGAAAAATTAATAGAAAACCTTAAAATATTCGTAGAAGCGGCAAAAATGAGGGATGATAGCCTTGATCATTGCCTTTTTTACGGACCTCCCGGCCTTGGGAAAACAACTCTGGCAAATATTATTGCCAATGAGATGGGGGTAGGTATAAAATCTACAAGTGGTCCTGTGATAGAAAAGCCCGGTGATTTGGCGGCGATTTTGACCAATTTAAATGATGGCGATGTACTATTTATTGATGAGATACACAGGTTGAATGCAACGGTAGAAGAGATTTTATATCCTGCTATGGAAGACTATGCGCTGGATATTATTATTGGGCAGGGGCCTGCCGCACGGACAATTAAAATCGATTTGGCTAAATTTACACTGGTAGGGGCTACTACGAGAATTGGGCTATTGTCATCACCATTGAGAGACAGGTTTGGCGTAACATTTAGGTTGGATTTTTACGATATTGACAATTTGAAGAGAATTATTCTGCGTGGTGCGGGTGTTCTTGGAGTGAAAATTACCGATGATGCTGCGGTTGAGATAGCAAGAAGAAGCAGAGGGACGCCAAGGATTGCTCATCGCATATTAAGAAGGATACGAGATTTTGCCGAAGTATTAAATGACGGTGTAATTAATCTTGAAATTGCAAAGGATGGCCTTAAAAGGCTTGAGATTGACGAAGAAGGGCTTGATAATTCCGACAGGCGCTATCTGCTTTCTATTATTGAAAAATATGAAGGTGGCCCTGTTGGCCTTGATACCATTGCAGCAACTATTTCCGAGGAGAAAGATACAATTGAGGATGTAATAGAGCAATACCTTATTTATCGGGGATTCATTAAAAAGACTCCAAGGGGAAGGGTTGTAACGCGATTTGCTTATGATCATTTGAAAATTTCAGTAAATGCACAAAAGACAATAGAAGACTTTATTCAGGAATAA
- a CDS encoding DUF342 domain-containing protein yields MEFSDRYIAKDFLGDSPAGKYFTGEDKKFNRKVLIKILENTNEDIEKRFDSLTKLSGQLIHPNILTTIDYFKTEDKLVSVHEYIDPNRTILDLKKISLLSVQEKLKIAINLADAIDFCHKIGFFHNNILMDSLYLSDNVNIKIDHCGLKRVVKNETLYSELGIESKTPLFYPPEYFKKSYDHYPVDIFQYGCFLYTLFVEIYPFGEEISEENIRKLKNLDYFDPSCFADVNKNIINIIKTCLNKSPNERFRNFTDILFELKNAEDEKKIKTAGYSFKIKDNKAFMIVPKGYKADIDEIEKKLIDQNIYNYNIDKIKYAVLHSNGQEIEIGENFKKIDTKLFEHTEIEINKDATKAFFVKKKNLALTPEEIIFILKKNGIRHGILYENIQKIINAEPDQSILIAEATPPEDGLDSYFVYFFEKDNLFKPTIENDIADFKNILLFQEVKKNEILCLKIPFTLGKNGKDVFARPIKAKPGKDFKLPAGKNTYISSDGCKLMSTIDGLIEYQNSKINVKEVIIIHGDVDYSTGNIKYHGDVIIKGDILPDFSVKAGGDIKIFGVVEGGYIESEKGSILVKSGIFGKEKSEVIAFKDIDAEFIQDCKVVAGQDVNVKDYVRNSNITCGRSFICTKGIGQVDGSMIYAKRFILINIAGTKPYVKTSLIINRLDKFKLKSERTELLEKLKTVENSIITVKNNLKNLIIKHGDIEDLLMNSEYKLLSEKLKLLEDLSSSINEKLKINEDNIEYVNSLNNEFIAIKKAIYPDIILRIGNLSFKNEEEIYGNIKVEIEEGQIILKVK; encoded by the coding sequence ATGGAATTTTCAGACAGATATATAGCAAAAGACTTTTTGGGTGATTCTCCTGCCGGCAAATATTTTACCGGCGAGGACAAGAAATTTAACAGAAAGGTATTAATCAAGATTCTTGAAAATACTAATGAAGACATTGAGAAGCGTTTTGATAGCCTGACAAAGCTCTCAGGACAGCTTATCCATCCCAATATTTTAACCACAATTGATTATTTTAAAACGGAAGATAAACTTGTTTCTGTCCATGAATATATTGACCCAAATCGCACTATACTTGATTTAAAAAAGATTTCTTTATTATCTGTGCAGGAAAAGCTTAAAATTGCAATAAATCTTGCTGATGCAATAGACTTTTGCCATAAAATTGGTTTTTTCCATAATAACATTTTGATGGATTCCCTTTACCTTAGTGATAATGTGAACATAAAAATAGACCATTGCGGGCTAAAGAGGGTAGTAAAAAATGAAACTCTTTACAGCGAGCTCGGGATTGAATCTAAAACACCACTCTTTTACCCGCCTGAATACTTTAAAAAAAGCTATGATCATTACCCTGTGGATATTTTTCAGTATGGCTGTTTCCTCTATACGCTTTTTGTCGAAATTTACCCTTTTGGAGAAGAAATTTCCGAAGAAAATATAAGAAAATTAAAAAATCTTGACTATTTTGACCCGTCATGTTTTGCAGATGTAAACAAAAATATCATAAATATCATTAAAACATGCCTTAACAAAAGCCCAAACGAACGATTTAGAAATTTCACTGACATACTGTTTGAACTTAAAAATGCTGAAGATGAAAAAAAGATTAAAACCGCCGGTTACAGTTTTAAAATTAAAGATAACAAAGCTTTTATGATCGTGCCGAAAGGGTACAAAGCTGATATTGATGAGATAGAAAAAAAGCTTATAGACCAAAATATCTACAACTACAATATCGATAAAATCAAGTATGCTGTTTTACACTCCAATGGGCAAGAAATTGAAATAGGTGAAAATTTTAAAAAAATTGACACAAAGCTTTTTGAACATACTGAGATTGAAATTAACAAAGATGCGACAAAAGCATTTTTCGTAAAAAAGAAAAATTTAGCATTAACCCCAGAGGAAATAATCTTTATACTAAAGAAAAATGGTATCAGGCATGGAATATTATATGAAAATATACAAAAAATTATAAATGCCGAGCCGGACCAATCAATTCTAATTGCAGAAGCGACTCCCCCCGAAGACGGCCTGGATTCTTATTTTGTCTATTTTTTTGAAAAGGATAATCTGTTCAAACCGACCATTGAAAATGATATCGCCGACTTTAAAAACATATTACTATTTCAGGAAGTGAAAAAAAATGAAATCTTATGTCTGAAAATACCATTCACTTTGGGAAAAAACGGAAAAGATGTTTTTGCAAGACCTATAAAAGCTAAACCTGGAAAAGACTTTAAATTACCCGCTGGCAAAAACACATACATTTCAAGTGACGGATGCAAGTTGATGTCCACTATTGACGGACTTATAGAATACCAAAATTCAAAAATAAATGTTAAGGAAGTGATAATAATTCACGGTGATGTGGATTACTCTACAGGCAATATAAAATATCACGGAGATGTGATAATAAAAGGGGATATCCTTCCGGATTTTTCAGTTAAAGCCGGTGGTGATATTAAAATATTCGGTGTTGTTGAAGGTGGATATATTGAGTCTGAAAAGGGTTCGATTTTGGTAAAATCTGGGATATTCGGCAAGGAGAAATCGGAAGTAATTGCTTTTAAAGATATTGACGCTGAGTTTATACAGGACTGTAAAGTTGTAGCGGGGCAAGATGTAAATGTGAAGGACTATGTCAGAAATTCTAACATAACTTGCGGTAGAAGCTTTATTTGCACAAAAGGTATCGGACAGGTTGACGGAAGTATGATTTACGCAAAAAGATTTATTCTGATTAACATAGCAGGGACAAAGCCTTATGTAAAAACATCTCTAATCATTAACAGACTCGACAAATTTAAACTTAAATCTGAAAGAACAGAGCTTTTGGAAAAATTAAAAACAGTAGAAAATAGTATCATCACTGTTAAGAATAACCTTAAAAATCTTATTATTAAACATGGTGATATAGAAGATTTACTTATGAACAGCGAATATAAGCTTTTATCCGAAAAATTAAAACTGCTTGAAGATTTATCAAGCTCCATTAACGAAAAATTGAAAATAAACGAAGACAATATAGAATATGTAAACTCACTTAACAATGAATTCATTGCAATAAAAAAAGCAATCTATCCCGATATTATATTGAGAATTGGAAACCTTTCATTTAAAAATGAAGAGGAGATATATGGCAACATCAAAGTAGAAATAGAAGAAGGGCAAATAATTTTGAAGGTGAAATAG